Proteins from one Triplophysa dalaica isolate WHDGS20190420 chromosome 6, ASM1584641v1, whole genome shotgun sequence genomic window:
- the camkva gene encoding caM kinase-like vesicle-associated protein, which translates to MPFGCLTLGEKKDYNSPSEVTDKYDLGQVVKSEEFCEIFRAKDKNTLKMYTCKKFLKKDGRKVRKAAKNEILILKMVKHHNILQLVDVFETRKEYFLFLELATGREVFDWILDQGYYSERDTSNVMRQVLEAVAYLHSLHIVHRNLKLENLVYYNRLKNSKIVISDFHLAKLENGLIKEPCGTPEYLAPEVVGRQRYGRPVDCWAIGVIMYILLSGNPPFYDETDDDDYDNHDKNLFRKILSGDYEFDSPYWDDISDSAKSLVACLMEVDQDQRLTAQEAINHEWISGNAASDKNIKDGVCAQIEKNFAKAKWKKAVRVTTMMKRLRAPDHSDSGASSPALGASGGPVTPSTTPVPLAATSVPPRSTPVSQEHPETHGEDVLPPARCNGEILTSQQPGGESRE; encoded by the exons ATGCCATTTGGCTGTTTGACATTGGGAGAGAAGAAGGATTATAACAGTCCTTCAGAGGTCACTGATAAATATGACCTGGGACAGGTAGTAAAATC GGAGGAGTTTTGTGAAATATTCAGAGCAAAGGACAAAAACACTCTGAAAATGTACACCTGTAAAAAGTTCCTGAAGAAGGATGGGAGAAAAGTCCGGAAAGCTGCCAAAAATGAGATCCTCATCTTGAAAAT GGTGAAGCATCATAACATCCTCCAGCTGGTCGATGTGTTTGAGACAAGAAAAGAGTACTTCCTCTTTCTGGAACT tgcCACTGGCAGGGAAGTGTTTGACTGGATTTTAGACCAGGGCTACTACTCAGAACGCGACACCAGCAATGTGATGCGGCAGGTGCTGGAGGCTGTGGCTTATCTCCACTCCCTTCACATCGTTCACAGAAACCTAAAG CTCGAAAATCTTGTTTATTACAACCGCCTGAAGAACTCAAAAATTGTAATCAGCGACTTTCACCTGGCCAAACTGGAAAACGGTCTCATTAAAGAACCGTGTGGCACACCAGAATACCTTG CTCCAGAAGTGGTTGGCAGACAGAGATATGGTCGACCAGTGGACTGCTGGGCCATCGGGGTGATCATGTACATCCT ATTGTCAGGAAATCCACCATTTTATGATGAGACAGATGATGACGACTATGACAATCATGATAAGAATCTGTTTCGGAAAATTCTGTCTGGGGATTACGAGTTTGACTCACCCTATTGGGATGACATCTCAGATTCAG CAAAAAGTCTAGTTGCATGTTTGATGGAGGTGGATCAAGACCAAAGACTGACTGCACAGGAAGCCATCAACCACGAATG GATATCTGGAAACGCTGCCTCAGACAAGAATATCAAAGATGGCGTGTGTGCTCAGATTGAGAAAAACTTTGCTAAAGCTAAATGGAAG AAAGCTGTTCGTGTGACCACCATGATGAAAAGGCTCAGAGCTCCTGATCATAGCGATTCTGGGGCCTCTAGTCCAGCATTAGGAGCTTCAGGAGGTCCTGTCACCCCCAGCACCACCCCTGTACCCCTGGCTGCCACATCAGTACCTCCCCGGAGTACACCAGTCAGCCAGGAACACCCAGAAACCCACGGAGAGGATGTTTTGCCTCCCGCACGGTGCAATGGAGAGATATTAACATCCCAGCAACCTGGTGGGGAGAGCAGGGAGTAA